The Anaeromyxobacter sp. Fw109-5 genomic interval AGCAGCGACGGGGCGAGCTTCGAGATCATGGGGTCCTCCGCGCGTCCGCATCGCGGACGCCGGATCAGGGACGACAGGTGGCGATGGATCGGGTGCCCGCGGCGTCGCGTGGACGCACCTCGGGCGCGAGCGGCGCTCGCTAGCGTCGCGGAGGATGGAAGATGTCGGCGGGCGCCGTGCGCCCGGCGAGCGCGGCGTCCACGAACGCCACGTCGACCCCGGCCGTCGAGACCGGAGCGAGCGCGGCGGTGCCCGCCGGCTCGATGCCGCGCACGGCGCAGCAGCCGCAGGCGAGGCCCGGCGGGCAGTCCGGGCACGGCACGTCGTCGCGCTCCGGCGCCCTCTCCTCCGAGCAGCACGCGTCGTCGCCCCCGGCGAGCGGGAGCGCCGGGGCGGCGGTCGTCGCGAGCGCGAGGGCGGCGCAGAGGGCGCGGAACCAGGCGGGCATGCGGACCAGCCGATTACCGCGGTACGCGCCGACCCGTCAACCTGCGCAGTGTCCTACCTGCCCCCCTGCTGGAGCAGGGACCGTGGGGACGGACGCGCGACGGACCGCTCGTGTCGTTGTAGAAGGGGACGCCCAACCCCGAGATCTGGAGGCTCCGTGATCTGCAGAACCCAGCGCTTCACCCCGCTCGTCCTCGCCGCTGCCCTCGCGACCGGCGGGTGCGGCTCGGACGACGACAAGTCCTGCGACGTGGCGAGGCAGACCGGCTGCGGCACCGGGCTCGTGTGCGAGCCGGTCGAGGGCGGCCGCAGCGTCTGCGCGCAGCCGGTCGTCATCAGCGGCAACGTGTTCGACCTCGCGACCGCGATGGGCATCGAGAAGGCGCGCGTGGTCGCCCTCGACGCCAACCGCTCGCCCATCAGCACGGTCGCGATCACCGACGCCGCCGGCGACTTCAGCATCCAGGTGTCGAACCCGCGCACGAGGGACGGCGCGCCCGTCGCCCGCGACGTCTTCCTCCGCGCGGACGCGCAGGGCTACGCGACCTTCCCCTCCGGCATCCGCCAGGCGCTGCCCGTCAACACGGCGGGGGGCGTCAGCCTCGACGGCAAGCTCGTGGTCGCGGATCCGCAGACCACCGACGTCGGCCTCATCGAGATCCCCTCCGCCGGCACCGGCACCATCTCCGGCACCGCCGCGGTGCCCGCGAACCAGCCGGGGGTGCTCGTGGTGGCAGAGACGGCCGACGGCCAGGCCTTCAGCGCCCTCGCGGACCGGAACGGCGACTACGCGATCTTCAACCTCGCGCCCGGTGATTACTCCGTGCGGGCCTACGCGCGCGGCGCGGTTCACCCGGCCGCGAGCGCGGCCGTGATCGCGGACCAGGTGACGGACGTGGATCTCGCCATGGGCGGCAACGCCACCGGGACGGTCAGCGGCCAGGTCCAGGTCGTCAACCCCGGCACGGGCAAGGAGACCTCGGTCATCCTCGTCGTCGAGTCCACGTTCGACGAGGCCCTCGCGCGCGGCGAGACGCCCCCCGGCCTGCGCGCGCCGGAGGCCGGCGCCCCCTCGATCACGGGCGCGTGGCAGATCACCGGCGTGCCGCCCGGCCGCTACGTCGCGCTCGCCGCGTTCGAGAACGACCTGCTCGTGAGGGATCCCGACGTCTGCATCTCCGGCACGGACATCCAGCACCTCGAGGTCGTCGCGGGCGTCCCGACGGGCGCCGTCGACTTCAAGGTCACCGGCGCCCTGGACGTGATCTCGCCGGGCGCCAACGGCCCGGAGCTGCTGACGACGGCGACCCCGAAGCTCGTCTGGGAGGACGACAGCTCGGAGGATGCGTACGAGATCACGATCGTCGACGCGTTCGGCGTCCCGGTCTTTCCCGAGCCGGTGATCATCGCCGGAGCGAGCGGCGGGAACCCGGAGTACCAGGTCGTCGATCCCCTTCCTCCGGGGTATTACCAGTTCAAGGTCAAGTCGGCGAAGGCCGGCTGCTATCTGTCCCAGACCGAGGATCTGAAGGGCGTCTTCATCGTCCCGTAGCGCCGCTCCCGCAGTCCGCCGGCCGCGCTCGCCGCCTCCACAGGGCCGTTCAGAATTCCCCCGAGAGGGGAGCTCTGGACCGCCCTCACGGCGCGGGCGCGGCCGGCGTGCTCTCCGGCACGAGCTGCGGTGCGTCGTGCGCGAGCGGCAGCCGGACCGTGAAGATCGTCCCCACCCCCTCCATGCTCGCGACGCTGATGCTGCCCGCGTGCGCCTCGACGAGCCGCCTGACCACGTACAGGCCCAGCCCGGCCCCCGCGACCGCCGAGCGCAGGTTGCCGGTGCGCCGGAACGGTTCGAAGATCGCGGTCCGATCGCGCTCGGCGATGCCGATGCCGTGGTCGGCCACCTGGATCACGGCCTCCCCCTTCGAGGTGCGGAGCGAGGCCCGCACCTCGCCGCCGGCGGGCGAGTACTTGATGGCGTTCGAGAGCAGGTTGGCGAGCACCTGCTCGATGCGCAGCGGGTCGCAGTACACCGGCACCGCGTGATCCGGGACCTCCGAGACGAGGCGGTGGCGCGACGAGGTGCCCTCGAAGAGCTCGAGCGCGCTCCGGACGAGGTCCCGCAGGTCCACCCGCTCGACGCGCATCTCGACCTCGCCGGCCTCGATCCGTGCGGTGTCGAGCAGGTCGTTCAGCATCCGCTCGAGCTTCGCCGCCTGGCGTCGCACCACGTCCACCGCCCGGCGAAGCCGGGGCTCGGGTGGGAGGGGTGTGCCCGGCGGGATCGCCGCGGCCGTGAGCTTGAGCGCGGAGACCGGGTTGCGGAGGTCGTGCGCGACGCTCGCGAGGAACGCTGCTTGCCCCTGCCGCTGCCGCGCCAGCGCGTCGGCCATGCGGTTGAAGTCCCGCGCCATGCGCGCGACCTCCTCGGGCCCCTCCTCGTTCGCGCGGACGTTGGGATCTCCGCCGCCGAAGCGCGCGAGGGCGTTCGACAGCTCGAGCACGGGCCGTAGCGCCCTGGCCCGGAGCCACCAGACCAGCACCGAGGACGCCGCGACGATCGCGAGCGCGACGGCGATGCCGGCGGCGTCCGCGACCGTCTGCCAGCGGACCGCGCGGGCACGAGCGGCGCGCGCGTGCGCGATGTTCACGTTCACCAGCTCGCCGACCGAGGCGTAGGCCTGCTCGAGGGCGGCCTCCTCGCCGGGCTGGCCCAGCCGGCTGGCGATCAGGTACTGCCCGACCGCGTCGACGGCCTCCCGCGCCGCCTCGTGCTCCTCCGGCGACGAGAGGCCCCGGTCGGCGTCCACGAGGTGAGACGCGAGACGCCGCTCGTGATCCATCCGCACGACCGGGTCGCTGCTGCGCGCGTGCACGAGCAGATCGATCGCCGCCTCCTCGGCCAGCCGGACGCTCTCGGCGGACGCGAGGATCCCGGCGTTCGCGCGTTGCAGCGCCGAGGTGATGACGGCGAGCGCGACGGCCGCGAGGATCCCGATGCCGGCGAATCCCGCCAGGACGGCTATGAGGCTCGCCTGCAGGCTCGTTTTCGTGGGGAAGCTCCTCGTCCACCAACGGATAGGGATCTCCCATCCGCTGCGTGAAGCGACCCCGGCCGTTTTGGTGGGGGCCGGGCGCCCTGCCGCACGTTTGCTCGGGTACCCCCTTCACGATGCGACCGATCGCCGCAGCTGCGAGCTCCAGCTCCGCGGTCCTTCGAGCGTCACCGTAGCTCCTCGAGTAGGCCGCGAGGGATCGCGCGGGGCTCGCGCCTGCGTGACGCTTCCCGGGTGGCGAGCCCGTCCCACGCGGCGACCGGGACGATCGTTGGAATGCCAACCGTCTCGGAGCGCCCCCGCGCTCGCTCGTCACGGTCCTGCCGGTGCGCGCTGGACGCACCCGCTGCGCCGGGTATCCTGCGCCCGTGACCGAGCCCTCCGGCGACCCTTCCCCGTGGCGGGCCCTGCGCGGAGCGCTCTCGCGCTGGATGGACGCGGCCGGCACGACGGGCCGGGCGCTACAGGGCGGGCTCGCGCTGCTCGTCCCGGAGGCCCCGCTCGAGCTGCGCATCGCGGGGCGCGTGCTCCTCCACGCCGCCGTCGTCGGCCTCCTCGCCGGCGCCGTCGGGGCCGCGTTCTTCGCGGCCCTCGAGCTCGGACAGCACCTGCTGCTCCACGGCCTCGCGGGGTTCGAGCCCGCGCGCGCGCGAGGCGAGGCAGTCGTCGCCGGCGGGGGCGAGGCGGCGTTCCGGCCCTGGCTCCTCGCGCTCCTCCCCGCAGTCGGCGGGCTCGTGAGCGGCCTCATCACCACCCGGCTCGCGCCGGAGGCGGCGGGCGGCGGCGGGGACGCCACCATCGAGGCCTACCACCGCGGCGGGCTGTTCCGCTGGCGGGTCGCGCCGGTGAAGTTCGCGGCCGCCTTCGCGGCGCTGTCGTCGGGCGGCTCGGGCGGCAGGGAGGGCCCGACGATGCAGATCGGCGCCGCCATCGGCTCCCTCGCGGCCCGGCTCCTCCCCACGACCCGCCGGGAGCGGCGGGTGCTCTTCGTCGCGGGCGTCGCCGCCGGGATCTCGGCGGTCTTCCGCACGCCGCTCGGCGCCGCCCTGCTCGCGACGGAGATGCTCTACCGCGACGACTTCGAGGCCGACGCCCTCGTCCCCTCGATCCTCGCGAGCGTCGTCGCCTACTCGGTCGTGATCGCCGCCTTCGGCGAGACGACGCTCCTCGGCTTCAGGGCGCGCTTCCCCTTCGACCCGCGCCAGCTCCCGCTCTTCGCGGGGCTCGCGCTGCTGGTCTCGCTCGCCGCGGTCGCGTTCGTCCGCCTGCTGAGGGCGGTGCAGGCGGCGGCCCGCAAGCTGCCCGGGCCCACCTGGCTGCGCCCCGCGCTGGGGGGCCTCGCCGCCGGCCTCCTCGGCGCCGGGATGGCGATCGCGCTCGGCTCCTGGCGCGGTCCCGAGGCGCGCGGGTTCACCGTCCTCGGAGGGGGCTACGGCACCGCGCAGGTCGCGATGGACGGCGCGCCCTGGTTTCCCGGCGGCTGGCAGCTCGTCGCCCTCCTGCTCGCGGTGGCGGCGGCGAAGGCGCTCGCCTCCGCCCTCACCATCGGCTGCGGCGCGGCGGTGGGGGACTTCGCGCCGTCGCTGGTCATCGGGGGCCTCGTGGGCACCGCCTTCGGGCACGCCGCGCGCGCCGCGCTCGGAGATCCCGCGATCGAGCCCGCCGCCTTCGCGCTCGTCGGGATGGGCGCGTTCTACGGCGGGGTCGCGCACGTGCCCCTCTCCGCGCTCGTGCTCGTCGCGGAGCTGGCGGGGAGCTACGACCTGCTCGTCCCGATGATGCTCACCGTGGGGATCTCCTACGTCGTGCTCCGTCGCTGGTCGCTGTACCCGACGCAGCCGACGAGCCGGGCCGAGGCGTCCGGCGCCCCGGGCGAGGCGCTGCGTGCCGCGCTCGCGCGCCCCGTGGCGGAGCTCCTCGTGGCGCCCGAGCTGCCGGACTTCCGCGAGGACGCGCCGCTCGCGGCCGTCGCGGCGGCGAGCGCCGGGGCCGCGCAGCGCGTCGCGCTGGTCCGCGGCGCCGACGGCCGTCCGCGCGGGCTCGTGGATCTCGGCCTGCTCGGCGCGCTCGCCCCCGCCGAGCTCGGCTGGACGCGCGCGGCCGACGCGATGGTCCCCTTCGTGACGCTGGTTCCCTCCGCCACCTGGCGGGAGGCGATCGCGGCGCTCCATCGCCGCGGGTTGCCGCAGCTCCCGGTCGTCCAGGCCGGCACGACCACCGTGCTCGGCTGGGTGGGGGAGCGAGAGCTGGCGCGCGCGGCGCTGGCGCTCGAGCTGGGGGGCGAAGGCCAGGGCGCGGCCGTCCAGCCCGACCGCGGCTAGGCCTCGCGCGAGGACCTCACGGCGCGAGCGAGCGACTCCGCGCGGGCGCGCTGCCCGTCGAGCCGGCTGCGCTCCTCGACGAGCAGGCGCAGGAGCTCGTCGATCCCCTCCTGCGACGCGAGCCGGTAAGCGGCGGCGCTCCCGGCACCCTCCCCGATCCGGACGCCCATCACGCCGGGCGCGCGGAACGCGTCCTCGTCGGTGGTGTCGTCCCCCACGTAGAGCGCGGTCCGGCAGCCGCTCCGCTCGAGCAGCTCCGCGATGGCGTCCCCCTTGGTCGGGGCGTCGCCCGGGACGGCGTTCACCACGCAGTGCCCGCCGAACACGCGCGCGCCGGGGAGCTCCAGGGTGGCCGCGCGGATGTCGCGCTCGGCCGCGACCGGGTCGGGGGCGCGGCGGTAGTGGACGGCGAGCGAGAGCCCCTTGTCCTCGACCTCGACGCCGGGCATGGCGCCGAGTCGCGCCGCGAGCGCGCCGCGCCAGGCGAGCACGGCGGAGCGCGGCGAGCGATCCACCGGACCGAAGCCCGCCTCGGCGCCGTGGTTGCCGACCCAGGCGACGAGCGGGATGCCTTCGAGGCGCGGCGCGAGATCCGCCCGCGAGCGCCCGGAGACGACGACGCACGGGTAGAGCAGCGCCGCGACGCGCAGGAGCGCGCGGGTGTCCGGGCGCATCGCCGCGCGCGCGGGATCCTCGACGATGGGCGCGAGCGTGCCGTCGAAGTCGAAGGCGAGGAGCGCGCGGTCGTGGGCGAAGGCGGCGACGGCGGCGCGCGAGGCGGGGGCGAGCAGGTCGGGGATCATGGCTTCACCTCGTGGACGCTGCGGAGGCCCAGGTTGAGCCGGGTGGAGAGGCGGTCCCGCTGGCGGAGGCGCGCCGCGTCCACGAGCATGCGCCCCGCCCACCGGTACACGTTGAAGTCGGCGACGAACGCGCGCATCGCGCGCATCCGCGCCGCCTGCTCGTCGGGCGGCATGGCGAGCGCCGTCGCGAGGGCCGCGCTCGCCTCCTCGAGATCGTACGGGTTGACGAGGAGCGCCTCGGTGAGCTCGCGGGCCGCGCCGGTGAAGCGCGACAGCACGAGCACGCCGCGCTCGTCGTCCCGCGCGGCCACGAACTCCTTGGCCACGAGGTTCATGCCGTCGTGCAGCGAGGAGACGTAGCAGACGTCGGCGGCGCGGAGATACCGGAAGATGGCGGGCGGCTCGTGGTGCGCGCGCAGCAGCACGATGGGCCGCCACGTCCCCTCCGCGAAGCGGGCGTTCACCCGCGCGGCGATGGCGTCCACGCGCTCGGAGAGCTCCCGGTAGCGGTCGATGATCGTCCGGCTCGGAGCGGAGAGCTGCACGAAGGTGAACCGGCCGCGCTGGTGCGGGAAGCGCTCGAGGAGCCGCTCCACCGCGAGCAGCCGCTCCTCGATCCCCTTCGTGTAGTCGAGCCGGTCCACCCCGACGCCGATCTTCGCGTCGGGCGGCAACCCCAGCTCGGCGAGCACCTTCGCCCGGCACTCCACCGCCGGCGGGGTCTCGGTCGCCCAGCGGTTCGGCCAGTCGATGGAGATGGGGTACGGGCGCACGAGCGACTCGCGCCCGCCGAGCACGATGGACTGCCGCTCGCGGTCGATCCTCGCCTCGAGGAAGCGGTCCACGCCGTCGAGGAAGTTGTTGCAGTGGAGCTGCGTGTGGAAGCCCACCACGCTCGAGCCCAGCATCCCTTCCAGCAGCTCGTTCGCCCACGGGCAGATCCCGAACCGCTCCGCGT includes:
- a CDS encoding carboxypeptidase-like regulatory domain-containing protein, translating into MICRTQRFTPLVLAAALATGGCGSDDDKSCDVARQTGCGTGLVCEPVEGGRSVCAQPVVISGNVFDLATAMGIEKARVVALDANRSPISTVAITDAAGDFSIQVSNPRTRDGAPVARDVFLRADAQGYATFPSGIRQALPVNTAGGVSLDGKLVVADPQTTDVGLIEIPSAGTGTISGTAAVPANQPGVLVVAETADGQAFSALADRNGDYAIFNLAPGDYSVRAYARGAVHPAASAAVIADQVTDVDLAMGGNATGTVSGQVQVVNPGTGKETSVILVVESTFDEALARGETPPGLRAPEAGAPSITGAWQITGVPPGRYVALAAFENDLLVRDPDVCISGTDIQHLEVVAGVPTGAVDFKVTGALDVISPGANGPELLTTATPKLVWEDDSSEDAYEITIVDAFGVPVFPEPVIIAGASGGNPEYQVVDPLPPGYYQFKVKSAKAGCYLSQTEDLKGVFIVP
- a CDS encoding HAMP domain-containing sensor histidine kinase, with amino-acid sequence MHARSSDPVVRMDHERRLASHLVDADRGLSSPEEHEAAREAVDAVGQYLIASRLGQPGEEAALEQAYASVGELVNVNIAHARAARARAVRWQTVADAAGIAVALAIVAASSVLVWWLRARALRPVLELSNALARFGGGDPNVRANEEGPEEVARMARDFNRMADALARQRQGQAAFLASVAHDLRNPVSALKLTAAAIPPGTPLPPEPRLRRAVDVVRRQAAKLERMLNDLLDTARIEAGEVEMRVERVDLRDLVRSALELFEGTSSRHRLVSEVPDHAVPVYCDPLRIEQVLANLLSNAIKYSPAGGEVRASLRTSKGEAVIQVADHGIGIAERDRTAIFEPFRRTGNLRSAVAGAGLGLYVVRRLVEAHAGSISVASMEGVGTIFTVRLPLAHDAPQLVPESTPAAPAP
- a CDS encoding chloride channel protein — protein: MTEPSGDPSPWRALRGALSRWMDAAGTTGRALQGGLALLVPEAPLELRIAGRVLLHAAVVGLLAGAVGAAFFAALELGQHLLLHGLAGFEPARARGEAVVAGGGEAAFRPWLLALLPAVGGLVSGLITTRLAPEAAGGGGDATIEAYHRGGLFRWRVAPVKFAAAFAALSSGGSGGREGPTMQIGAAIGSLAARLLPTTRRERRVLFVAGVAAGISAVFRTPLGAALLATEMLYRDDFEADALVPSILASVVAYSVVIAAFGETTLLGFRARFPFDPRQLPLFAGLALLVSLAAVAFVRLLRAVQAAARKLPGPTWLRPALGGLAAGLLGAGMAIALGSWRGPEARGFTVLGGGYGTAQVAMDGAPWFPGGWQLVALLLAVAAAKALASALTIGCGAAVGDFAPSLVIGGLVGTAFGHAARAALGDPAIEPAAFALVGMGAFYGGVAHVPLSALVLVAELAGSYDLLVPMMLTVGISYVVLRRWSLYPTQPTSRAEASGAPGEALRAALARPVAELLVAPELPDFREDAPLAAVAAASAGAAQRVALVRGADGRPRGLVDLGLLGALAPAELGWTRAADAMVPFVTLVPSATWREAIAALHRRGLPQLPVVQAGTTTVLGWVGERELARAALALELGGEGQGAAVQPDRG
- the otsB gene encoding trehalose-phosphatase, which translates into the protein MIPDLLAPASRAAVAAFAHDRALLAFDFDGTLAPIVEDPARAAMRPDTRALLRVAALLYPCVVVSGRSRADLAPRLEGIPLVAWVGNHGAEAGFGPVDRSPRSAVLAWRGALAARLGAMPGVEVEDKGLSLAVHYRRAPDPVAAERDIRAATLELPGARVFGGHCVVNAVPGDAPTKGDAIAELLERSGCRTALYVGDDTTDEDAFRAPGVMGVRIGEGAGSAAAYRLASQEGIDELLRLLVEERSRLDGQRARAESLARAVRSSREA